AATAGCGATGCGCTTTCCCGTCTCCACGCGCCTGTTGCCGCTGCTGATGCTCGCCGGCTGCGGTGTCACCCAACCGCTGACCCCGGATGGCGGCCATCTTTCGGCCCCGGTGCCGCGTGCCGACGACATCCCGCAGCCAGTCGCTGCCCTGCCGGCCTTGCCGGTGCCAAAGCCGGCGCCCAAGGCCGAGGTGTACAGCGTGGTCGTCAACAACGTGCCGGTGGACGAGCTGCTGTTCGCCTTGGCGCGCGATGCCAAGGTGAATGTGGACATCCATCCCGGCATCGACGGTAAGGTCACGCTCAACGCCATCAACCAGACCCTGCCGCAGTTGCTCGAACGCATCGCCAATCAGGTCGACATGCGCTGGGAGCTCAATGGCCATGATCTGGCCGTGATGCCCGAAACCGCGTTCGTCAAGCACTACCAGGTCGACTACGTGAACATGGCGCGCAAGATGAACAGCCGCATCGCCATCGCTACCTCGATCGCTTCTACCGGCGGTACCGTCAATGCCTCCCGCGGCGGCAACAGCTCGACGGCGAGCAATGCCTCCGACGCCGATCTGGTGAACGTGTCCGAGAACCAGTTCTGGACATCGGTGCGCAACGGGCTGGTGGCGATTCTCGAGTCGACCTCGGCTGTCAGGCAGCAGGAACTCGCCCGGCGCGAGAAGCTGGAAGCCAAGCGGGCCCGGGAACGCATGAGCCCGGAGCAACTGGCCCAGGCCGAGGCCGGCCAGCAGGCCAAGAAGGACGGGGTGCGGCAGGATGCCGAGATTGCCGCACGCGCCGGGGCCGGCGCCTCCAGACTATTCGACCAGCTGCGCCAGGCCGATGCTGCTGCCGAGCCGGCCGCCGCGCCTGCCGCAGCACCTGCCGCGGCAGGCGGCGCTTCGCCCGAAGAGCGCAACGTCATTGTCCACGCCGAGACGGGGACGGTCACCGTGGTGGCCACCGCGCGCCAGCACAAGGAAATTCAGCGTTTCCTGCAGCAGGTGACGAGCAGCGCGCAGCGCCAGGTATTGATCGAGGCGACCATTCTCGAGGTGGACCTGTCCGACCAGTTCCAGTCGGGCATCGACTGGTCGCGCATCGCCGAAGGCACGCGCAGCTACACCAATGGCGGCGTGTCGCTGACGCCATCGACGCTCAACAACGCGCCCTTCACCGCGTTCACCTTCAATATCGCCAACCCGCGGCTGTTCAGCGGCACCTTCGCTTCGACGATCAAGCTGCTGGAGAGCTTTGGCAAGACCAAGGTGATCTCGAGCCCGAAGATCATGGCGCTCAACAATCAGCCGGCGCTGCTCAAGGTGGTCGAGGAAAAGGTCTATTTCACCACCGACATCAAGATTACCGACGCGACCAGCACCACCCCGGAAAAACGGGAATACACCTCGGTCATCAACACCGTGCCGGTTGGCGTGGTGATGAGCGTGACGCCGCAGATATCCGAGTCTGGCGCGGTGTCGCTCAATATCCGCCCGACCATCTCCAACATCACCGGCTACAAGCAAGACCCGGTGCCGCGTCTGCTCAAGGTCGATTTCGACAACCTGATTCCGGAGATCGAAGTCCGCGAGATGGAATCGACCCTCAAGCTGATGAGCGGCCAGGTGGCCGTGCTCGGCGGCCTGATCCGCGACAAGATCGAATACAAGCGCGATGGTCTGCCCTGGGTCTCCCGCCTGCCGATGCTGGGCACGCTGACCTCGCAGCGCAACGACACCACCACCAAGGGCGAGTTGGTGATCTTCCTGCGCCCGGTGCTGGTCAACGACCCGAGCCTCAATGGCGATCTGGCGCAGTTCAAGGGCTATATGGCCGACAAGGATTTCTTCAACCGCAAGCCGGACGAGATCGCGACCCCGATCCTGGGCATAGGGGGTAAGTAACGATGAGCCTGTTGCTGGATGCCCTGCGCCGCGCCGAGGCGGCCAAGCGTCGCCATGTCGAGGCCGAAGAGCCGGCGCCGGCCGGCTTCCCCGCGCTCGACGTCGAGGCCACGCCGCCGGTAGCGACCGCCGATGCGGTGTTGCCGGCGCATGAGCCGACTCTGCCCGCAAGTATCGAGGCATCGCCATCCTGGACCTTGGCTGACACCGCCGAGCCGAGCCCAGAGCTGCCACCAGCGCTGACCCCGGAGCGCCAGCCACTCGAATTGACGTTGGAGGCCCCGCCGCCGGCGCCGCTTCCCACGGTCGCGCCTATCGACACCGCGCCGGCTGCCGTGTCGCCGGCCGAGGTCGCCGAGGCCAGGCCCGCTGTCGCACCATCGGCCGAGGCCGCCATGGCCGCGCCGCCACCGCGCAAGCCGCTGTTCGAGAAGGCCGCGCCCAGCCTCGGCGCAGAGCCGCTGGGGACGCCGTCGACACCGATACCGACACCTACGCCTGCGCCTGCGCCGGCCGCTGCGGCCAAACCGGCAGCAGCCGGGCCGGCATCGCCGTCGCCCGCCGAACAGGACAAGCGCGAGACCGCCAAGCGCGTGGTGGCCGCTGCGAAGCGCCCGCGCGAACCCTTGAACCGCACCTTGCTGCTGGCCCTGGGCGGTGGGGTCGCCGTGCTGGGTGCGGCGGCTTACCTGTGGTGGCAGATGCAGCCACCGGGCAGCATCACGCTGTTCGGCGCGCTACCGCCCAGCGTCGCTACCCGCGGCGCGGCTGACGAGGCCAACCCGCCGCCCGCGCCGCCCGGCACGGCAGAGCAAGCGGCGCCAGCGGCAGCCGCCAAGCCATCGCCGGCCGAAGCCCCGGCTACTAGCACGAACGCCACGGCGGCCCCCGTGCTGGGTCCCGCCAAGGGCAGGCATGCCGCGCCTGACGGCTCGCCCGCCGTCGAGGCCAAGGCGAGCGCCGTGCCGGCACCGGTGGCCGCCGCACGGCCGCAACGCGAACGGAACGAGCCATCGGCAGTCCGCTTCGTGCCGGGCCAAGCCGAGCAAGCCGTAATGCAGCCGGTGCGCCGCGGCTATGCCGCCTACCAGGCCGGCAATCTGCCGGCGGCCACCACGGCCTACCAGGAGGCCCTGTCCGACGATCCCGGTAGCCGTGATGCCATGCTCGGCCTGGCGGCGGTGGCTGCCCGGCAGGGACGGATGACCGAGGCGCAGCAGTGGTACCAGCGTGTGCTCGCCGCCAACCCGCAGGACCCGGATGCCCAAGCTGGCCTGGCTGCGGTGAGCCGCAGCCAGCAACCGGCCGACCGCGAGGCGCGCCTGCGCGGCCTGATCGAGGCCCAGCCGGAGCGCGCCGAGCTGGCGCAGGAGCTGGCTGGCCTGTACGCGAGCCAGCAGCGCTGGGGCGAGGCGCAGCAGGCCTACTTCCGCGCCTTCACGCTCGATCAGGATAATCCCGACGCTGCGTTCAACCTGGCCGTCAGCCTGGAACACATCGACCAGCCCAAGGCCGCGCTCGACTATTACCGCAAGGCACAAGCGCTGGCAGAGCGCCGCACGCCGCGCTTCCCGCCAGCCGTGGCCGAGCAGCGCATCGCGGCGCTGACGCGCGAGGGTGCCGCGAAACAATGAGCGTGGTCAGAACCAAGCTGCCCCTGGGGGAATTGCTGGTCCAGCGCGGGGTGATCAGCGCCGACCAGCTGCAGATCGCACTGCGCGAGCAGAAGCACACCGGCGTCCCGCTGGGCAAGCAGCTGGTGGCGCTGGGCTTCCTGTCGGAAGCGACGCTGCGCGAGGCGCTGTCGGAAAACCTGGGCCAGGAGAGCGTCGACCTCAACCGCGTGGTGGTCGATCCGACTGCGATCCGGCTGATTCCCAAGGACCTGGCCAAGCGCTTCCTCGCCATCCCGATCGGCTTCTCGCGCGATGGCGCGACCTTGCGTCTGGCCATGGCGAACCCGAACAATCTGGTCGCGCTCGACCAGATCCGCCTGCTGGTCAACGATGCGCTCGCGCTCGAGCCGATGCTCGCTGCCGAGTCGGACGTGCAGCGCGCCATCGACCAGTATTACGGCTACGAGCTGTCGATCGACGGCATCCTGAACGAGATCGAGACCGGTGAGGTCGATTACGCCAGCCTGCAGTACGGCGGCGATGAATACAGCCAGCCGGTGGTGCGGCTGATCGACGCGCTGCTGTCGGATGCGGTGCAGAAGGGCGCGTCGGACATCCACTTCGAGCCCGAGCAGAGCTTCCTGCGCATCCGTTATCGCATCGACGGCGTGCTGCGCCAGGTGCGCAGCCTGCACCGCACCTACTGGCCGGCCATGGCGGTGCGGCTCAAGGTGATGAGCGGCATGAACATCGCCGAGACGCGCGCACCGCAGGATGGCCGCATCTCGCTGACCCTGCTCGGCCGCCCGCTCGATTTCCGCGTCGCGGCGCAGCCCACGGTGCACGGCGAGAACATCGTGCTGCGTATTCTCGACCGGCTCAAAGGGCTGGTGCCGATCGACGGCCTCGGCCTGCCGCCCGACCTGCTGTCGGTGCTGAAGCTGATGATCGCGCGGCCCGAGGGCATCATCCTCGTGACCGGCCCGACCGGCTCGGGAAAGACCACCACGCTGTATTCGATCCTCAACTACGTGAACTCCGAGGGCGTCAACATCATGACGCTCGAAGACCCGGTCGAATACCCGATGCCGATGATCCGCCAGACCAACGTCAACGAGGCGGCCAAGATGGACTTCGCCAACGGTATCCGCTCGCTGATGCGGCAGGACCCGGACATCATCCTGGTCGGCGAGGTGCGCGACCAGGAGACGGCCGAGATGGCCTTCCGCGCCGCGATGACCGGCCACCAGGTGTACACCACGCTGCACACCAACTCGGCGATCGGCGCTATCCCGCGCCTGCTCGATATCGGCGTGCTGCCCGACATCATGGCCGGCAACATCATCGGCATCATCGCTCAGCGGCTGGTGCGCAAGCTGTGCACGCAGTGCCGCCAGGCCTACGCGCCTGATGATTTTGAGCGCATGCTGCTGGGGCTCGACACGGGGCTGGCGGCGCCGACGATTTACCAGGCCACCGGTTGCCCCGCCTGCGATCACCAGGGCTACAAGGGCCGCCTGGCCATCCTCGAACTGTTGCGCATGGATGCCGAGCTCGACGAGCTGATCGCCCGCCGCGCCACTAACCGTGAGGTCAAGCAGGCCGCGCTGGACAAGGGTTTCCGCACGCTCGCCGATGATGCGATCCGCCGCGTGCTCGAAGGCATCACCAGCCTCGACGAGATCAGCCGCGTGGTGGACCTGACCGACAGGGTGCACTGATGCCGATCTACCGCTACAAGAGCATCGACAATGCCGGCGGCCGCATCAGCGGACAGATGGATGCCGCCAACCCGGACGACCTCGAGCAGCGCCTGTCGCGCATGGGGCTCGACCTCATCTCGTTCAGCCTGGCCTCGGCCGGCATGTTGCGGTTTGCCGGCGGCGGCCGCATCAAGCGCCAGGAGCTGATCACCTTCTGCTTTCACCTAGAGCAGCTGACGCGTGCCGGCGTACCGATACTCGATGGCCTCGCCGACCTGCGCGACAGCGTCGATCACCCGCGTTTCCGCGAGGTGGTGGCCAACCTGATCGACAGCATCGAAGGCGGCTTGCAGCTGTCACAGGCGATGGCGCTGCATCCGAAGGTGTTCGACGCGGTGTTCGTCAACCTGATCCGTGCCGGCGAGACCACCGGGCGCCTGCCCGAGGTGCTCAAGGACCTGACCGACGGCCTCAAGTGGCAGGACGAGCTGGCCGCGCAGACCAAGAAGATCATCATGTACCCGGCCTTCGTGACGGTACTGGTGCTGGGTGTGTTCCTGTTCATGCTGTTCTGGCTGGTGCCGCAGCTGGTCGAGCTGTTCAAGTCGCTGCAGGTGGCGATCCCGCTGCAGACGCAGATACTCGTCAACCTGTCGGCCTTCCTGCGCGACTACTGGTATCTGATGATCGCGTTGCCGTTTGCCGTGTGGGGATGGATCGCCTGGCGCCTCAAGTACGACGCCAACTACCGCTACACCTTCGATGGCTACAAGCTGCGCGTGCCCGCCGTCGGGGCGATCCTGCGCAAGATCATCCTGGCGCGCTTCGCCAGCTATTTTGCGCTGATGTTCTCGGCCGGCATCCCGGTGCTGGAGTCGCTGCGCGTGCTCGAAGGCATCGTCGGCAACCGCGTGATCGAGGACGGCCTGAGGCGCACCCGGCGCCTGATCAGCGAGGGCGCCGGCATCGCTGCGGGCTTCGAGCAGGTCAACCTGTTCCCGCCGCTGGTGGTGCGCATGCTCAAGGTCGGCGAGAACACCGGCCAGCTCGACCGCGCCCTGCTCAACGTCTGCTATTTCTACAACCGCGACGTGCGCGAATCGATCGAGCGCGTGCAGGTGATGATCGAGCCGGCCATGACCGTGGTGCTCGGCATCATCATGGCGTGGATCATGTCGTCGGTGCTGGGGCCGGTATTCGATCTCATCAGCAAGATCGGGACGCACTGATGTTCGGGCCGCGCAAGAAACTCCTGCTGCTGCTGTGCAACGATGCGCTGCACGCCTACACCTGGCAGCAGCAGCGCCTGGCGCCGGCCGGGCAATTCCGCAACGACGAGGCGGGCCACGCGGCCTTCGCCGCGCTGCTGGCCGCGCAGCAAGGCGCCATGTGCCATGTGCTGCTCGATGTGGTGGAGGAGGACTTCGCCATCGACACGGCCCCCCACGTCGCCGGTCGCGAGCGTCATGCCATGCTCAAGCGCAAGCTGGAAACCCATTTCCGTGGCGCGCGCTACGCCAACTACTGGATGCAGGGACGGGAACAGGGAGGGCGCCGCGACGACCGCCTGCTGCTGTCGGCGATTTCCAACAACGCCCGGCTCGACCCCTGGCTCGACAGGCTGGACGCGGCGGCCATGCCGCTTGCCGGCGTGCATTCGCTCACGCTGCTCAGTATCACCCTGGCCAGGCACCATGACCTGAGCCACGAGCCGGTGCTGATCGCCAGCTGGCAGCCGGAGAGCGGCCTGCGGCAATCGTTCTACAAGGCGGGCGAGCTCAAATTCTCGCGCCTGACGCCGATACACGATGCGAATCCGGCGCTGCTGGTCGAGCGCATTGGCGTCGAGGCGGAGCGCACGCGGCAGTATGCCGCCAGCCTCAGGCTGATCCAGCGCGGCGAAACGATGCAGACCCTGGTGGTGACGGCCGACGGGCTCGACGAGTCCGCCC
The genomic region above belongs to Chitinivorax sp. PXF-14 and contains:
- the mshL gene encoding pilus (MSHA type) biogenesis protein MshL, with product MRFPVSTRLLPLLMLAGCGVTQPLTPDGGHLSAPVPRADDIPQPVAALPALPVPKPAPKAEVYSVVVNNVPVDELLFALARDAKVNVDIHPGIDGKVTLNAINQTLPQLLERIANQVDMRWELNGHDLAVMPETAFVKHYQVDYVNMARKMNSRIAIATSIASTGGTVNASRGGNSSTASNASDADLVNVSENQFWTSVRNGLVAILESTSAVRQQELARREKLEAKRARERMSPEQLAQAEAGQQAKKDGVRQDAEIAARAGAGASRLFDQLRQADAAAEPAAAPAAAPAAAGGASPEERNVIVHAETGTVTVVATARQHKEIQRFLQQVTSSAQRQVLIEATILEVDLSDQFQSGIDWSRIAEGTRSYTNGGVSLTPSTLNNAPFTAFTFNIANPRLFSGTFASTIKLLESFGKTKVISSPKIMALNNQPALLKVVEEKVYFTTDIKITDATSTTPEKREYTSVINTVPVGVVMSVTPQISESGAVSLNIRPTISNITGYKQDPVPRLLKVDFDNLIPEIEVREMESTLKLMSGQVAVLGGLIRDKIEYKRDGLPWVSRLPMLGTLTSQRNDTTTKGELVIFLRPVLVNDPSLNGDLAQFKGYMADKDFFNRKPDEIATPILGIGGK
- a CDS encoding GspE/PulE family protein, which encodes MSVVRTKLPLGELLVQRGVISADQLQIALREQKHTGVPLGKQLVALGFLSEATLREALSENLGQESVDLNRVVVDPTAIRLIPKDLAKRFLAIPIGFSRDGATLRLAMANPNNLVALDQIRLLVNDALALEPMLAAESDVQRAIDQYYGYELSIDGILNEIETGEVDYASLQYGGDEYSQPVVRLIDALLSDAVQKGASDIHFEPEQSFLRIRYRIDGVLRQVRSLHRTYWPAMAVRLKVMSGMNIAETRAPQDGRISLTLLGRPLDFRVAAQPTVHGENIVLRILDRLKGLVPIDGLGLPPDLLSVLKLMIARPEGIILVTGPTGSGKTTTLYSILNYVNSEGVNIMTLEDPVEYPMPMIRQTNVNEAAKMDFANGIRSLMRQDPDIILVGEVRDQETAEMAFRAAMTGHQVYTTLHTNSAIGAIPRLLDIGVLPDIMAGNIIGIIAQRLVRKLCTQCRQAYAPDDFERMLLGLDTGLAAPTIYQATGCPACDHQGYKGRLAILELLRMDAELDELIARRATNREVKQAALDKGFRTLADDAIRRVLEGITSLDEISRVVDLTDRVH
- a CDS encoding type II secretion system F family protein, translated to MPIYRYKSIDNAGGRISGQMDAANPDDLEQRLSRMGLDLISFSLASAGMLRFAGGGRIKRQELITFCFHLEQLTRAGVPILDGLADLRDSVDHPRFREVVANLIDSIEGGLQLSQAMALHPKVFDAVFVNLIRAGETTGRLPEVLKDLTDGLKWQDELAAQTKKIIMYPAFVTVLVLGVFLFMLFWLVPQLVELFKSLQVAIPLQTQILVNLSAFLRDYWYLMIALPFAVWGWIAWRLKYDANYRYTFDGYKLRVPAVGAILRKIILARFASYFALMFSAGIPVLESLRVLEGIVGNRVIEDGLRRTRRLISEGAGIAAGFEQVNLFPPLVVRMLKVGENTGQLDRALLNVCYFYNRDVRESIERVQVMIEPAMTVVLGIIMAWIMSSVLGPVFDLISKIGTH
- a CDS encoding tetratricopeptide repeat protein; amino-acid sequence: MSLLLDALRRAEAAKRRHVEAEEPAPAGFPALDVEATPPVATADAVLPAHEPTLPASIEASPSWTLADTAEPSPELPPALTPERQPLELTLEAPPPAPLPTVAPIDTAPAAVSPAEVAEARPAVAPSAEAAMAAPPPRKPLFEKAAPSLGAEPLGTPSTPIPTPTPAPAPAAAAKPAAAGPASPSPAEQDKRETAKRVVAAAKRPREPLNRTLLLALGGGVAVLGAAAYLWWQMQPPGSITLFGALPPSVATRGAADEANPPPAPPGTAEQAAPAAAAKPSPAEAPATSTNATAAPVLGPAKGRHAAPDGSPAVEAKASAVPAPVAAARPQRERNEPSAVRFVPGQAEQAVMQPVRRGYAAYQAGNLPAATTAYQEALSDDPGSRDAMLGLAAVAARQGRMTEAQQWYQRVLAANPQDPDAQAGLAAVSRSQQPADREARLRGLIEAQPERAELAQELAGLYASQQRWGEAQQAYFRAFTLDQDNPDAAFNLAVSLEHIDQPKAALDYYRKAQALAERRTPRFPPAVAEQRIAALTREGAAKQ